TCAGGCCGAAGGGCTGGATGAAGGGCGGTCGTTGTCGAGACGATCCTGAGCTTTCTCGACGATGTCGTCTTTCTTGTCGCGCGCCTGCTCGGCGACCCGATGCGCCTCGTTTTTAGCCTCGCCGATCGCTTTGGCTCCAAGCGGACCGAACTGCTTTTCCTCGAACCGCGAGGCGGGCAGTGCCGAACCCGCCAGGGCGCCGAGGAAAGCCGCGACCAGACCGCCCAACAGGGGGTTGTCCCTATACGCCGTTTGGACCTTTCCGATAGCCTGATCGCTCTTGGTTCTCGCGGTGTGGCTCAACTCGCTCGCCTGTTCGGACAGGCGATCGCGCGTCTCGCGCATGCGATCGGTCGCATTGTCCAACCGTTTGCGGAATGCGCCTTCGTCCTCGTCGTGGCCCCGTTCGATCATGAAGTAGCTTGCGCGCGCATGATCACGCCGCCGGCGATAGGCGAGATCGTCCTCGTCATGACGGGGCTCCACGCGCGACATGTGATCGACATAGTCGCGCGAATGCTGCCAATCCGGTGATGAGAACCGATCGTCGATGCCGCCGCTGCCGCTTCCTCCGCTGCTTCCGGAAGGAAGCGACAGTTTCGCATCGGCGTCGCTGATGAGCCAGATGCCGCCCGCAGCGATAAGGGCCAAGGCAAGAGGGTTGCGCCTTGCACCATCGAGGATCGCGCGCGCATCCACGTCGTTCTCGTCCGCCTTGTCGAGCAGCGCGTTCAGAAGGCTGCGAGGGGTTAGTTGGCCGCGGATATCGTCCACGGTTCGGCTCATGTCGCGCTGGGTGGCGCGGATTTCGCGTTCGATCTCATCGGGATCGCGGGTATCGGTCGTGTTCATCGCTTGGCTCCAGTATGGGTAAGGTCGCCGGTCACGGCATCGGGGGTCCGTTCGACGGTTTCCAGGGTGCGTTCCGGTTTCAGATTGCTCGTCGCGAGCTTCTTGCGCGCGCCGAGATAGAGAACGCCCGCGATAACGAGCGTAACGATGCCGACGATGATCGTACCGAGCGCAGTGTTCTCGAGCGCTTCGCCCAGCAGATAGGCGAGCCCCATCAGCAGAACACCGAGACCGGCTATACCGACGACGGCGGCACCGAGCACCGCCGCGACGGCCTGTTTGATATCGTCGACGCCTTCGCGCATTTCGGCCTGCACCAGCGCGAGCTGCTCCTGGGCAAGATGCGATCCCTGGCGCGTGAGCTTGCCGATAAGGTCGATGACGTCGCCATCGCCGGTTTCGTCCTTTTGCCGGGTCGGAGCACTGGCCGGTTTTCTGCCCTGCGTCATCGTACTTCTCCGGTCTGTCGAGAAGTGGTGGAGAACGACGAAGGGCCGTTCATGCGATCCGAAGAAGAAATGGTCGACTCATCACGCGTCTGACTCGGTGCATAGTCCTTCCTCACACCCTGGCCGGGGTCATGATGCTCGTGCTCGGCTCCGGCGCGAAGGAAGCGCGCTAGGGTGAACCCGAGCGCGGCCGATCCGGCAAGAAACGCTGCCGGATTTTCGCGCGCGAACCGGCTCGTTCGATGTCCGATCTCGCGTGCGCTCTTGCCTTCGACTGCGTCCGCCATCTCGGCCAGACCGTCAGCCGCTTGCCGGAAGCCC
The genomic region above belongs to Qipengyuania spongiae and contains:
- a CDS encoding phage holin family protein, translated to MTQGRKPASAPTRQKDETGDGDVIDLIGKLTRQGSHLAQEQLALVQAEMREGVDDIKQAVAAVLGAAVVGIAGLGVLLMGLAYLLGEALENTALGTIIVGIVTLVIAGVLYLGARKKLATSNLKPERTLETVERTPDAVTGDLTHTGAKR
- a CDS encoding DUF3618 domain-containing protein, with product MNTTDTRDPDEIEREIRATQRDMSRTVDDIRGQLTPRSLLNALLDKADENDVDARAILDGARRNPLALALIAAGGIWLISDADAKLSLPSGSSGGSGSGGIDDRFSSPDWQHSRDYVDHMSRVEPRHDEDDLAYRRRRDHARASYFMIERGHDEDEGAFRKRLDNATDRMRETRDRLSEQASELSHTARTKSDQAIGKVQTAYRDNPLLGGLVAAFLGALAGSALPASRFEEKQFGPLGAKAIGEAKNEAHRVAEQARDKKDDIVEKAQDRLDNDRPSSSPSA